A portion of the Etheostoma cragini isolate CJK2018 chromosome 13, CSU_Ecrag_1.0, whole genome shotgun sequence genome contains these proteins:
- the LOC117955879 gene encoding olfactory receptor-like protein COR5, with amino-acid sequence MGNDTSIGDLLILERLKVTSQSFIPAFILLLLIYVFIMVSNIGLVVLILRNRSLQQPMYLLVCNMSINDVFGATIVVPHFLRDLLTIDSERYIRYTDCAVQAFCVHLHASASHTVLMIMAFDRYVAICNPLRYAAVITNRAVAALSAAAWGTAFVLVAVLVGLSVRLSRCRLLIFNLFCDNASLFQLSCESVLINNIYGLGYTVVLLGSSLGSVTLTYLRIAMVCLSSKNRAVNSKALQTCATHLAVYVLLVVSGFLIVILHRFPLLAEHRKVASVLGHVALPALNAVIYGLLNKEVRQRIKTVFHNNKLT; translated from the coding sequence ATGGGGAATGACACTTCCATTGGGGATCTTCTAATCTTAGAGAGGTTAAAAGTCACCTCCCAGTCCTTTATCCCtgccttcatcctcctcctcctcatctacGTCTTCATCATGGTGTCCAACATCGGCCTGGTGGTGCTCATCCTGCGCAACCGGAGTCTGCAGCAGCCAATGTACCTGCTCGTCTGCAACATGAGCATCAACGACGTCTTCGGGGCTACGATAGTCGTCCCCCACTTCCTCCGAGATCTGCTGACCATAGACTCGGAGCGCTACATCCGTTACACCGACTGTGCCGTTCAGGCGTTCTGTGTTCACCTCCACGCGAGTGCGTCCCACACGGTTCTCATGATAATGGCCTTTGATCGCTACGTGGCCATCTGCAACCCGCTGCGGTACGCCGCCGTCATAACCAACCGGGCGGTGGCGGCGCTGTCGGCGGCGGCGTGGGGAACCGCCTTCGTGCTGGTGGCGGTTCTCGTGGGGCTCAGCGTCCGCCTGTCGCGCTGCAGGTTGCTTATCTTCAACCTGTTCTGCGACAACGCGTCCTTGTTCCAGCTGTCCTGCGAGAGCGTCCTCATCAACAACATCTACGGGCTGGGCTACACGGTGGTGCTGCTGGGCTCGTCCCTCGGCAGCGTCACGCTCACCTACCTGAGGATCGCCATGGTGTGTCTGAGTAGTAAAAACCGAGCTGTGAACAGCAAGGCTCTGCAGACCTGCGCCACCCACCTGGCCGTGTACGTCCTCCTCGTGGTGTCCGGCTTCCTCATCGTGATCCTGCACCGCTTCCCTCTCCTGGCCGAACACAGGAAGGTCGCCAGCGTCCTGGGACACGTGGCCCTGCCGGCCCTGAACGCCGTTATCTACGGTCTGCTGAATAAAGAGGTCCGGCAGAGGATTAAAACTGTGTTTCACAACAATAAGTTAACTTGA